The following are encoded together in the Fusarium keratoplasticum isolate Fu6.1 chromosome 1, whole genome shotgun sequence genome:
- a CDS encoding putative C6 transcription factor (putative C6 transcription factor [Trichoderma citrinoviride]) has product MSNTSTPPVFANTILVPHEAGQAPTLQTVGATDQARKKRPHFKSRRGCVACKRRKVKCDERLPCSSCVKRNIQCLPPSHLYILGPRLSTHSAHFEIDMNPHISLLHLELFHHWDKETRSTLAFPQVWPVVMQRAFHEGFIMSAILCVAAMHLTTLCPDSTKYLHASMQLMDKAVRLFRKNLSHPFTRDNCEALMGTALLINYISWFDLGFLDGMKTAGSAARLDLAQDQLFFLSPGIFQLWFQAMPIFIDEGSVFTQLTRQHPRLNIEEALVRRGENPARFVEPFMRIWYDPRYQTSGYTAIEAAAGSVSYARRLLLGLETELSCRKPLPSTAAVSKGHDEKKKTGPP; this is encoded by the exons ATGTCCAACACTTCGACACCCCccgtctttgccaacaccATTCTGGTGCCACACGAGGCAGGCCAGGCTCCTACTCTACAGACCGTCGGGGCCACGGACCAGGCGCGTAAGAAGCGGCCCCATTTCAAAAGTCGGCGAGGGTGCGTGGCATGCAAGCGCCGGAAGGTCAAG TGTGATGAGCGCCTTCCGTGCTCCAGCTGCGTTAAGCGCAACATCCAATGTTTACCGCCGTCCCATCTTTATATCCTTGGCCCAAGACTCTCAACGCACAGCGCCCATTTCGAGATAGATATGAATCCCCATATCAGCCTCTTGCACCTCGAGTTATTCCATCACTGGGATAAGGAAACTCGTTCAACGCTCGCGTTTCCCCAAGTCTGGCCCGTCGTCATGCAACGGGCCTTCCAT GAAGGGTTTATCATGTCTGCCATCTTATGTGTCGCCGCTATGCATCTCACAACACTCTGTCCAGATAGCACCAAATACTTGCACGCTTCGATGCAGCTGATGGACAAGGCGGTTCGACTATTTCGCAAGAACCTATCGCACCCCTTCACAAGAGATAACTGCGAGGCGCTGATGGGAACAGCACTTCTCATCAACTACATATCCTGGTTTGACCTCGGCTTTCTCGATGGTATGAAAACCGCCGGCTCCGCGGCCAGGCTCGATCTCGCCCAGGACCAGTTATTCTTCCTCAGTCCAGGTATCTTTCAGCTGTGGTTTCAGGCCATGCCTatcttcatcgacgaggGAAGCGTCTTCACCCAACTGACTCGTCAACATCCGAGGCTAAACATTGAAGAAGCTCTAGTCAGAAGAGGTGAAAACCCAGCCCGCTTCGTGGAGCCTTTTATGAGAATCTGGTATGATCCACGCTATCAGACTTCAGGTTACACAGCTATTGAAGCGGCAGCTGGATCTGTATCCTACGctcggcgtcttcttcttgggttGGAGACAGAACTGTCATGTCGTAAGCCCTTACCATCCACAGCAGCAGTGTCGAAAGGACATgatgaaaagaaaaaaactgGTCCACCTTAG
- a CDS encoding MFS domain-containing protein, protein MTFGILKIAADQPSPPSTSLLKNLSANTQDAEVFLVPQPSASPADPLNMSRIRKELYFAALIYGACVTGVVGPVLVPGFSIVAAAFQINLTQVTLLNGSLVMALGVSAYVCGPLTTLWGRRLVFLFTTLIMVFGARIFQGLGMGTFFSVAGTASINDAFFIHQRGSRAGFWNFAVIVSVNASPVISGYVINGLSWQWSFRLLAISFALAFVCFSFFLMPETLFDRDSVVAGVEPSISVSDHLEAKSSASPALGAPDSVNDASSVGPPDKPALWKQTLGLKNVQMQPITQLIPILLRPPGLPRHPAIIWACAMWSVTYSWVIIQDAVADQIFTAPPYNLSPTSVGLLIGIAPLVGSAIGTILGGWMCDWMARLMVKQNGGVYEPGFRLVVFVPTLITIFIGSFGLVMAITNGLSIWACAVFLGFLNFGVGVGCTGIVAYSNDICQHRAADAFSVTMLVKSAFAFGLTSHEVH, encoded by the exons ATGACATTCGGAATTCTCAAGATTGCGGCAGACCAGCCCTCACCCCCTAGTACATCGCTTCTCAAAAATCTGTCTGCTAATACGCAGGATGCTGAGGTATTCCTCGTGCCGCAGCCGTCTGCTTCGCCAGCTGATCCCCTGAACATGTCACGGATCCGCAAAGAGCTGTACTTTGCCGCTCTCATCTACGGGGCCTGTGTGACTGGTGTCGTCGGTCCTGTCCTGGTCCCGggcttctccatcgtcgccgccgcctttCAAATCAATCTGACCCAGGTGACGCTCCTCAATGGATCTCTGGTCATGGCTCTGGGGGTTAGCGCCTACGTCTGCGGTCCTCTAACCACTCTCTGGGGTCGGCGGCTCGTTTTCCTGTTTACGACGCTCATTATGGTCTTTG GTGCCCGTATTTTCCAGGGGCTCGGTATGggcaccttcttctccgtcgCCGGCACAGCATCCATCAACGACGCCTTCTTCATTCACCAACGCGGTAGTCGTGCTGGCTTCTGGAACTTTGCCGTCATTGTTTCGGTCAACGCATCCCCAGTCATCAGCGGCTATGTCATCAACGGCCTCTCCTGGCAGTGGAGCTTCCGTCTGCTAGCCATCTCCTTCGCCCTCGCCTTTGtctgcttcagcttcttccttaTGCCCGAGACACTCTTCGACCGTGACTCGGTCGTTGCCGGTGTTGAGCCTTCCATCTCGGTCTCGGACCACCTTGAAGCAAAGAGTTCGGCTAGCCCAGCGCTTGGGGCTCCAGACTCTGTCAATGATGCCAGTTCGGTTGGTCCCCCTGATAAGCCGGCGCTGTGGAAGCAAACCCTGGGCCTGAAGAATGTTCAGATGCAGCCCATCACCCAGCTCATCCCCATTCTTCTCCGCCCCCCGGGCCTCCCTCGGCACCCGGCTATCATCTGGGCGTGCGCAATGTGGTCTGTCACCTACAGTTGGGTCATTATCCAGGATGCCGTGGCCGACCAGATCTTTACGGCTCCCCCCTATAATCTGTCCCCAACATCCGTAGGCCTTCTCATCGGCATTGCCCCTCTGGTTGGATCTGCTATCGGGACCATTCTGGGTGGTTGGATGTGCGATTGGATGGCGCGGCTTATGGTTAAACAAAACGGCGGTGTCTATGAGCCTGGGTTCCGGCTGGTAGTGTTCGTGCCAACCCTGATCACCATTTTTATTGGCTCATTCGGCCTGGTCATGGCCATAACCAATGGTTTATCTATCTGGGCCTGTGCTGTCTTCCTGGGCTTCCTGAATTTTGGTGTTGGCGTAGGCTGTACCGGCATTGTTGCGTACTCAAACGATATTTGCCAGCACAGAGCAGCGGATGCCTTTAGCGTGACTATG CTTGTCAAGAGTGCTTTTGCTTTTGGTCTCACTT CACATGAGGTGCACTAA
- a CDS encoding Zn(2)-C6 fungal-type domain-containing protein — MSQLLIHRPYLKEPLDSAAHRLSLRTISIAAGAMVHLLRRYEKLDSYEKVPPFVVHNVLSAVVTLSLMATAKQSNLRNRSISRFRVCVSALEAIGRRWSKARKAILILRQLAQRWRVSIALPMHQSFPLAPQQGPEPPVMTAEDGPTDTTYTYPSPENDASPAAEPLMTEQLDAMEAASVWRTIDHVDFIDYGQMDFWALQYIRN; from the coding sequence ATGTCTCAGCTGTTGATTCACCGGCCATACCTCAAGGAGCCACTCGACAGCGCAGCCCATCGGTTGTCACTACGGACCATTTCCATCGCAGCGGGCGCCATGGTTCACCTTCTGCGTAGGTACGAGAAGCTGGACTCGTACGAAAAGGTGCCGCCCTTTGTTGTCCACAACGTGCTCTCAGCGGTAGTCACGCTTTCGTTGATGGCTACTGCCAAGCAATCAAACCTACGGAACAGATCAATCAGCCGGTTCCGTGTCTGTGTTagcgccctcgaggccatcggGCGCAGATGGTCAAAGGCGAGAAAGGCCATTCTTATTCTGCGTCAGCTGGCCCAGCGCTGGCGCGTCTCCATCGCGCTGCCCATGCACCAAAGCTTCCCTCTTGCACCACAACAAGGCCCGGAACCTCCTGTGATGACTGCTGAAGATGGCCCGACGGATACGACGTACACATACCCAAGCCCCGAAAACGATGCCAGTCCAGCGGCGGAACCGCTAATGACCGAGCAGTTGGATGCTATGGAGGCCGCCTCAGTTTGGCGGACGATTGATCATGTGGACTTCATCGACTATGGTCAAATGGACTTCTGGGCTTTACAATATATTAGAAACTAA
- a CDS encoding Zn(2)-C6 fungal-type domain-containing protein, with protein METDNTRARVAMACEVCRKRVPTRRNPDPDYIATVEAQAEALKAEVRRLGNLVTVSTIPKHICDILEETCDTENAPSQLDTSTQQISEEIDYTGGSPAIHDISELTWRLSIDESGETTFIGPSGNFCFPVSHPPRGEMKRKTDAGDYHIQEPVTLRLDPNTSRVARHLVSLFNTFVNPVHQFVDMSTLGSLEANPYFNAVDILTCKILAAGALFSDDSESKALGDQGCRQINQIRSGPKSDLN; from the coding sequence GGGTCCCAACCAGGAGAAATCCTGACCCAGACTACATTGCAACGGTGGAGGCACAGGCAGAAGCTCTAAAGGCGGAAGTACGCCGACTAGGAAACCTCGTCACTGTTTCAACGATACCGAAACATATTTGCGATATTTTGGAAGAAACATGTGATACCGAGAATGCCCCATCCCAGCTAGACACTAGCACCCAGCAGATCTCGGAGGAAATTGATTACACAGGGGGCTCGCCGGCAATCCACGATATTAGCGAACTTACTTGGCGGCTGAGTATCGATGAGAGTGGCGAGACCACCTTCATCGGACCCTCGGGCAACTTCTGCTTCCCAGTCTCACATCCTCCACGCGGGGAAATGAAACGAAAGACAGACGCCGGCGATTATCACATACAGGAGCCGGTAACATTGAGGCTGGATCCCAACACATCTCGGGTCGCCAGGCACCTTGTTTCTCTCTTCAATACGTTTGTGAACCCTGTCCACCAATTCGTCGACATGAGCACACTCGGGAGCCTCGAAGCCAATCCATACTTCAACGCCGTGGATATTCTCACTTGCAAGATTCTGGCAGCCGGCGCACTCTTCTCGGATGACTCGGAAAGCAAAGCCCTTGGTGACCAGGGCTGCCGTCAGATCAATCAAATCAGATCAGGACCCAAATCTGATCTGAACTGA